In the Carassius auratus strain Wakin chromosome 50, ASM336829v1, whole genome shotgun sequence genome, one interval contains:
- the LOC113067215 gene encoding sal-like protein 1 isoform X1: protein MSRRKQAKPQYVLIDHTVENDPTPTCDVHICEQCCAEFSSTTDLYQHQKDCLRDQLVLIVSENESLDSPPPGLTIMSPFFNTEEHLDGVTSNDNTEELYDLSIDGISVEVDESLHTFENSSHGTAKNSHLHHHNEISDNADGFSLAYPTILPQEKTLLELCKLSAINSNVFIENLENTKVAVAQFSHETSLNPKTSCRNASDSKMAASGLIEQLLALQQQQVQQLKLIEEIQHQIMLLVTQNPDTPVAINTYGGLAQASSLIKLSSHLSEQLTAAAGLVENLATTAKQPKHVISQNTQDVLKGEKGNFQLTDENRGNPLPSNVGSDLCSNQSLHGNTVSDTVDGTAHIKMPSQSPASITNAILNKLQSPHKPNSFNISANSLPSIGAIVEDLNALTALAQHRKAKPLNVSLYEHKRPAEDCTFKHKCRFCAKVFGSDSALQIHLRSHTGERPYKCNICGNRFSTRGNLKVHFQRHKEKYPNILMNPYPVPEHLDKVPTSTGIPYGMSLPPGKPVLTWLDSKPLVGNSFGLASSFPSLPPIIKKEEEGVSVTKPYSPVVNEVCERSNGHQEGFGCSSSLFSNEKFQEITQPLSVANLLSSPGEGSRDDIAIKTSVNTNLITELKSEQLETKFLPNPPGASETSKLEQLVENIDKKSKKSTDPNECGICHRVLSCQSALKMHYRTHTGERPFKCRVCGRAFTTKGNLKTHYSIHCSMPPLRIQHSCPICQEKFTNAMVLQQHIHMHMGGKIPNVPLHDSCGEPMDQDAESVERRTLEEDTLPRENMDIMERASDTKYPDSLPDSLCSSPASSEFTRATGSESQIAVLNVENLSNVCKLTMWNGSVDGDCLTQRPSTLDSDHESLRKRILGNTKMTPSWNPSSPNGSAYERQGNTVTDRILKSAESNSSRLHTNLTVSRLLDEDTPKDSLTMIFPFNERGSLKSNVCDICNKTFACQSALDIHYRSHTKERPFICTACNRGFSTKGNLKQHMLTHQMRDSQLFEPANQILIFSPNQFLPSMEPIIPSKSIEHNGLTKKDPKDSHTSIVISTASTLPVLSTATPLRRTAKQHFCHTCGKTFSSSSALQIHERTHTGEKPFSCNICGRAFTTKGNLKVHMGTHMWSSSPARRGRRHSVDGPFLRSNSERFQDSSPKDVVGKVCNGNSLGLWRDYTIFTNGLGVRMNEIPVIQNGAIPHLSISAGQLENIEKFQFNRALPWLERLNENGATFNFRKLVEDNKTTVTN, encoded by the exons ATGTCCCGGAGGAAACAAGCGAAGCCACAGTATGTGCTCATCG ATCATACAGTGGAAAATGACCCCACTCCAACCTGTGATGTCCATATTTGTGAACAATGCTGTGCTGAATTTTCCAGTACAACAGACCTATACCAACATCAGAAAGACTGTTTGAGAGATCAGCTAGTTCTAATAGTCAGTGAAAACGAAAGCCTAGATTCTCCACCTCCTGGCCTCACAATTATGTCACCATTCTTCAACACTGAGGAGCATTTGGATGGAGTGACAAGTAATGACAATACAGAGGAACTGTATGACCTTTCTATTGATGGAATCTCAGTGGAAGTTGACGAGTCCTTACATACATTTGAAAACAGCAGCCACGGCACTGCCAAAAACTCTCATTTACATCATCATAATGAAATCAGTGATAATGCTGATGGCTTTAGCTTAGCATACCCAACTATACTACCTCAAGAGAAAACCTTACTTGAGTTATGTAAATTATCAGCCATTAATAGCAATGTCTTCATTGAGAACCTAGAAAACACCAAAGTTGCTGTTGCTCAGTTCTCACACGAAACTAGTTTAAATCCAAAGACAAGTTGCAGAAATGCTAGCGACAGCAAAATGGCTGCTTCTGGTTTGATTGAGCAGCTGCTAGCATTGCAACAACAGCAGGTGCAGCAACTAAAACTAATTGAAGAAATTCAACATCAAATAATGCTGTTAGTAACCCAAAATCCTGATACACCTGTGGCCATAAACACCTATGGTGGTCTCGCTCAAGCCAGTTCACTGATAAAACTTAGCTCACACCTCTCTGAACAACTCACAGCCGCTGCGGGGCTTGTAGAAAACCTAGCTACTACTGCTAAACAGCCTAAACATGTGATCTCGCAAAACACTCAAGATGTCTTAAAGGGTGAAAAAGGAAACTTCCAATTGACTGATGAAAACAGAGGCAACCCTTTGCCATCGAATGTTGGTAGTGACCTGTGTAGTAATCAGTCTTTGCATGGTAACACAGTCAGTGATACAGTTGATGGCACAGCACATATAAAAATGCCTTCACAGTCTCCTGCTTCAATTACAAATGCCATTCTAAACAAACTTCAATCACCCCATAAACCAAACAGCTTTAATATTTCTGCGAACTCCTTGCCTAGTATTGGGGCAATTGTGGAGGACCTGAATGCTTTGACTGCCTTAGCCCAGCATAGGAAAGCCAAACCCCTCAATGTGAGTTTATATGAACACAAGAGACCAGCTGAAGATTGCACATTCAAGCACAAATGCAGGTTCTGTGCCAAAGTATTTGGAAGTGATAGTGCGTTGCAGATACACCTGCGTTCTCACACTGGAGAACGACCCTACAAATGTAACATATGTGGAAATCGGTTTTCGACCCGTGGAAATCTGAAGGTCCATTTCCAGCGTCACAAGGAGAAGTATCCTAACATACTAATGAATCCTTATCCGGTTCCAGAGCATTTAGATAAGGTCCCAACCAGCACAGGTATCCCATATGGCATGTCTCTGCCTCCTGGGAAGCCTGTTCTTACCTGGTTGGATAGTAAACCTTTAGTGGGTAACTCATTTGGACTTGCATCGTCTTTCCCAAGTCTTCCACCCATCATTAAAAAAGAGGAGGAAGGGGTATCAGTAACTAAACCTTATAGTCCTGTTGTCAATGAGGTGTGTGAGAGAAGTAATGGGCATCAAGAGGGATTTGGTTGTAGCTCTTCTCTATTTTCAAATGAGAAATTTCAAGAGATTACACAACCCTTGAGTGTTGCAAACTTATTAAGCTCCCCAGGGGAAGGTTCAAGAGATGACATTGCTATTAAAACCTCTGTCAATACAAACTTAATAACTGAGCTAAAATCAGAGCAGCTTGAAACCAAATTTCTTCCAAATCCTCCTGGAGCATCTGAGACTTCAAAGCTGGAGCAGTTAGTGGAGAACATTGACAAGAAGTCTAAGAAGTCTACCGACCCCAATGAGTGTGGAATCTGCCACCGGGTTCTTAGCTGTCAAAGTGCCCTTAAAATGCATTACCGCACCCATACCGGAGAAAGGCCATTCAAATGCAGAGTGTGTGGACGGGCGTTTACAACCAAGGGCAATCTCAAGACACACTATAGCATTCATTGTTCCATGCCACCTCTTAGAATACAGCATTCATGCCCAATATGTCAAGAAAAGTTTACAAATGCAATGGTTCTACAGCAGCATATCCACATGCATATGGGTGGTAAGATTCCTAATGTCCCATTGCACGATAGCTGTGGAGAACCCATGGATCAGGATGCTGAATCTGTAGAAAGAAGGACCTTGGAAGAGGATACCTTACCCCGTGAGAACATGGACATTATGGAAAGGGCATCCGATACAAAATACCCAGACTCTTTACCAGACAGTCTTTGTTCTTCACCTGCTTCTTCTGAGTTCACCAGAGCAACTGGGTCGGAGAGTCAGATTGCAGTTTTGAATGTGGAAAATCTGTCAAACGTCTGTAAGTTGACTATGTGGAATGGATCAGTGGATGGAGATTGCTTAACCCAGAGACCATCTACACTAGATAGTGACCATGAGAGTTTAAGAAAAAGGATTTTGGGAAACACTAAGATGACACCCTCCTGGAACCCATCCTCCCCCAATGGCTCTGCTTATGAAAGGCAAGGAAACACTGTAACTGACAGAATCCTGAAATCGGCTGAATCAAACAGCTCAAGACTACACACCAATCTTACAGTGTCTAGGTTACTAGATGAAGATACACCTAAAGATAGCTTGACCATGATTTTTCCATTTAATGAGCGGGGATCCCTGAAAAGCAATGTTTGTGATATCTGCAACAAGACATTTGCCTGTCAAAGTGCTTTGGATATTCATTATCGAAGTCACACCAAAGAGCGCCCATTCATCTGCACCGCATGCAACAGAGGGTTCTCAACCAAAGGCAACCTAAAACAGCACATGCTTACCCACCAGATGCGCGATTCACAGTTGTTTGAGCCAGCAAATCAGATCCTGATTTTTTCACCAAACCAGTTTCTACCCTCCATGGAACCAATCATTCCCTCGAAATCAATTGAACACAATGGGCTCACCAAAAAAGATCCTAAAGATTCACACACAAGTATAGTTATCTCAACAGCTTCCACATTACCTGTACTCTCTACAGCAACACCACTTCGGCGAACAGCTAAACAGCACTTCTGCCACACTTGTGGGAAGACCTTCTCTTCTTCAAGTGCACTGCAAATTCATGAAAGAACCCACACTGGTGAGAAACCCTTCTCCTGCAACATATGTGGACGTGCATTTACCACTAAAGGAAATTTGAAG GTTCATATGGGAACTCACATGTGGAGCAGTTCTCCAGCCAGACGAGGTCGCAGACATTCTGTTGATGGTCCATTCCTTAGATCCAATTCTGAACGATTCCAGGACTCTTCCCCAAAAGATGTTGTGGGTAAAGTCTGCAATGGAAATTCCTTAGGCCTCTGGAGAGATTATACCATTTTCACTAATGGTTTGGGCGTGAGGATGAATGAAATACCTGTAATTCAAAATGGTGCCATACCTCACCTCTCGATTTCTGCTGGGCAACTGGAAAACATAGAGAAATTTCAATTTAACAGAGCTTTACCTTGGCTCGAGAGATTAAACGAAAATGGTGCAACTTTTAATTTCCGGAAGTTGGTTGAAGACAATAAAACAACAGTGACAAATTGA
- the LOC113067215 gene encoding sal-like protein 1 isoform X2, which translates to MSRRKQAKPQYVLIDHTVENDPTPTCDVHICEQCCAEFSSTTDLYQHQKDCLRDQLVLIVSENESLDSPPPGLTIMSPFFNTEEHLDGVTSNDNTEELYDLSIDGISVEVDESLHTFENSSHGTAKNSHLHHHNEISDNADGFSLAYPTILPQEKTLLELCKLSAINSNVFIENLENTKVAVAQFSHETSLNPKTSCRNASDSKMAASGLIEQLLALQQQQVQQLKLIEEIQHQIMLLVTQNPDTPVAINTYGGLAQASSLIKLSSHLSEQLTAAAGLVENLATTAKQPKHVISQNTQDVLKGEKGNFQLTDENRGNPLPSNVGSDLCSNQSLHGNTVSDTVDGTAHIKMPSQSPASITNAILNKLQSPHKPNSFNISANSLPSIGAIVEDLNALTALAQHRKAKPLNVSLYEHKRPAEDCTFKHKCRFCAKVFGSDSALQIHLRSHTGERPYKCNICGNRFSTRGNLKVHFQRHKEKYPNILMNPYPVPEHLDKVPTSTGIPYGMSLPPGKPVLTWLDSKPLVGNSFGLASSFPSLPPIIKKEEEGVSVTKPYSPVVNEVCERSNGHQEGFGCSSSLFSNEKFQEITQPLSVANLLSSPGEGSRDDIAIKTSVNTNLITELKSEQLETKFLPNPPGASETSKLEQLVENIDKKSKKSTDPNECGICHRVLSCQSALKMHYRTHTGERPFKCRVCGRAFTTKGNLKTHYSIHCSMPPLRIQHSCPICQEKFTNAMVLQQHIHMHMGGKIPNVPLHDSCGEPMDQDAESVERRTLEEDTLPRENMDIMERASDTKYPDSLPDSLCSSPASSEFTRATGSESQIAVLNVENLSNVCKLTMWNGSVDGDCLTQRPSTLDSDHESLRKRILGNTKMTPSWNPSSPNGSAYERQGNTVTDRILKSAESNSSRLHTNLTVSRLLDEDTPKDSLTMIFPFNERGSLKSNVCDICNKTFACQSALDIHYRSHTKERPFICTACNRGFSTKGNLKQHMLTHQMRDSQLFEPANQILIFSPNQFLPSMEPIIPSKSIEHNGLTKKDPKDSHTSIVISTASTLPVLSTATPLRRTAKQHFCHTCGKTFSSSSALQIHERTHTGSYGNSHVEQFSSQTRSQTFC; encoded by the exons ATGTCCCGGAGGAAACAAGCGAAGCCACAGTATGTGCTCATCG ATCATACAGTGGAAAATGACCCCACTCCAACCTGTGATGTCCATATTTGTGAACAATGCTGTGCTGAATTTTCCAGTACAACAGACCTATACCAACATCAGAAAGACTGTTTGAGAGATCAGCTAGTTCTAATAGTCAGTGAAAACGAAAGCCTAGATTCTCCACCTCCTGGCCTCACAATTATGTCACCATTCTTCAACACTGAGGAGCATTTGGATGGAGTGACAAGTAATGACAATACAGAGGAACTGTATGACCTTTCTATTGATGGAATCTCAGTGGAAGTTGACGAGTCCTTACATACATTTGAAAACAGCAGCCACGGCACTGCCAAAAACTCTCATTTACATCATCATAATGAAATCAGTGATAATGCTGATGGCTTTAGCTTAGCATACCCAACTATACTACCTCAAGAGAAAACCTTACTTGAGTTATGTAAATTATCAGCCATTAATAGCAATGTCTTCATTGAGAACCTAGAAAACACCAAAGTTGCTGTTGCTCAGTTCTCACACGAAACTAGTTTAAATCCAAAGACAAGTTGCAGAAATGCTAGCGACAGCAAAATGGCTGCTTCTGGTTTGATTGAGCAGCTGCTAGCATTGCAACAACAGCAGGTGCAGCAACTAAAACTAATTGAAGAAATTCAACATCAAATAATGCTGTTAGTAACCCAAAATCCTGATACACCTGTGGCCATAAACACCTATGGTGGTCTCGCTCAAGCCAGTTCACTGATAAAACTTAGCTCACACCTCTCTGAACAACTCACAGCCGCTGCGGGGCTTGTAGAAAACCTAGCTACTACTGCTAAACAGCCTAAACATGTGATCTCGCAAAACACTCAAGATGTCTTAAAGGGTGAAAAAGGAAACTTCCAATTGACTGATGAAAACAGAGGCAACCCTTTGCCATCGAATGTTGGTAGTGACCTGTGTAGTAATCAGTCTTTGCATGGTAACACAGTCAGTGATACAGTTGATGGCACAGCACATATAAAAATGCCTTCACAGTCTCCTGCTTCAATTACAAATGCCATTCTAAACAAACTTCAATCACCCCATAAACCAAACAGCTTTAATATTTCTGCGAACTCCTTGCCTAGTATTGGGGCAATTGTGGAGGACCTGAATGCTTTGACTGCCTTAGCCCAGCATAGGAAAGCCAAACCCCTCAATGTGAGTTTATATGAACACAAGAGACCAGCTGAAGATTGCACATTCAAGCACAAATGCAGGTTCTGTGCCAAAGTATTTGGAAGTGATAGTGCGTTGCAGATACACCTGCGTTCTCACACTGGAGAACGACCCTACAAATGTAACATATGTGGAAATCGGTTTTCGACCCGTGGAAATCTGAAGGTCCATTTCCAGCGTCACAAGGAGAAGTATCCTAACATACTAATGAATCCTTATCCGGTTCCAGAGCATTTAGATAAGGTCCCAACCAGCACAGGTATCCCATATGGCATGTCTCTGCCTCCTGGGAAGCCTGTTCTTACCTGGTTGGATAGTAAACCTTTAGTGGGTAACTCATTTGGACTTGCATCGTCTTTCCCAAGTCTTCCACCCATCATTAAAAAAGAGGAGGAAGGGGTATCAGTAACTAAACCTTATAGTCCTGTTGTCAATGAGGTGTGTGAGAGAAGTAATGGGCATCAAGAGGGATTTGGTTGTAGCTCTTCTCTATTTTCAAATGAGAAATTTCAAGAGATTACACAACCCTTGAGTGTTGCAAACTTATTAAGCTCCCCAGGGGAAGGTTCAAGAGATGACATTGCTATTAAAACCTCTGTCAATACAAACTTAATAACTGAGCTAAAATCAGAGCAGCTTGAAACCAAATTTCTTCCAAATCCTCCTGGAGCATCTGAGACTTCAAAGCTGGAGCAGTTAGTGGAGAACATTGACAAGAAGTCTAAGAAGTCTACCGACCCCAATGAGTGTGGAATCTGCCACCGGGTTCTTAGCTGTCAAAGTGCCCTTAAAATGCATTACCGCACCCATACCGGAGAAAGGCCATTCAAATGCAGAGTGTGTGGACGGGCGTTTACAACCAAGGGCAATCTCAAGACACACTATAGCATTCATTGTTCCATGCCACCTCTTAGAATACAGCATTCATGCCCAATATGTCAAGAAAAGTTTACAAATGCAATGGTTCTACAGCAGCATATCCACATGCATATGGGTGGTAAGATTCCTAATGTCCCATTGCACGATAGCTGTGGAGAACCCATGGATCAGGATGCTGAATCTGTAGAAAGAAGGACCTTGGAAGAGGATACCTTACCCCGTGAGAACATGGACATTATGGAAAGGGCATCCGATACAAAATACCCAGACTCTTTACCAGACAGTCTTTGTTCTTCACCTGCTTCTTCTGAGTTCACCAGAGCAACTGGGTCGGAGAGTCAGATTGCAGTTTTGAATGTGGAAAATCTGTCAAACGTCTGTAAGTTGACTATGTGGAATGGATCAGTGGATGGAGATTGCTTAACCCAGAGACCATCTACACTAGATAGTGACCATGAGAGTTTAAGAAAAAGGATTTTGGGAAACACTAAGATGACACCCTCCTGGAACCCATCCTCCCCCAATGGCTCTGCTTATGAAAGGCAAGGAAACACTGTAACTGACAGAATCCTGAAATCGGCTGAATCAAACAGCTCAAGACTACACACCAATCTTACAGTGTCTAGGTTACTAGATGAAGATACACCTAAAGATAGCTTGACCATGATTTTTCCATTTAATGAGCGGGGATCCCTGAAAAGCAATGTTTGTGATATCTGCAACAAGACATTTGCCTGTCAAAGTGCTTTGGATATTCATTATCGAAGTCACACCAAAGAGCGCCCATTCATCTGCACCGCATGCAACAGAGGGTTCTCAACCAAAGGCAACCTAAAACAGCACATGCTTACCCACCAGATGCGCGATTCACAGTTGTTTGAGCCAGCAAATCAGATCCTGATTTTTTCACCAAACCAGTTTCTACCCTCCATGGAACCAATCATTCCCTCGAAATCAATTGAACACAATGGGCTCACCAAAAAAGATCCTAAAGATTCACACACAAGTATAGTTATCTCAACAGCTTCCACATTACCTGTACTCTCTACAGCAACACCACTTCGGCGAACAGCTAAACAGCACTTCTGCCACACTTGTGGGAAGACCTTCTCTTCTTCAAGTGCACTGCAAATTCATGAAAGAACCCACACTG GTTCATATGGGAACTCACATGTGGAGCAGTTCTCCAGCCAGACGAGGTCGCAGACATTCTGTTGA